The window AGAGCGGGTGTGAACAGCGTGAATCGTGCAACCGCTTCGACTACTGTCCGAAGACCGCTGCCGACGTGGCGAAGGCGGAGACGGACCGCTGGGAGCGCGTCTTCTGGCAGGAGATGAAAGACCGCGGCGTCTTCCTCACCGCGAACCAGTTCGAGTCGCAGTTCGTCTCGTACGCCCACACGGACGAGGACATTGAGCAGACGCTCGAAGCGTACAAAGAAGCCCTCTGACACGGAGGGCGACGCAGTCGGTCGTATAATACTTCATTAACGCTACATCTCGACGTTCGGCTTCAGTCCACTCGGAGTCTCGCTTCTGCCGCGCGCCACAGCGGTGGATAGGCGAGTCCGACGCCCAGACCGAGGCCGACACCCCACGCGACGACGATTCCGACGGCGTTCCCGTCCAATTCGAAGAACACGAGCGCCGTGATGAAGACGACCAGCGTGACGAGGCCGACGAGCCACACCCGAACGACGAGGCGGAGGCGAAGTGGGCGAATCCACGACAAGGCGGCCCCTGCCGCGCCGGCGAGAACGTAACCGAGCCATCTCGGTGCGTCGTAGCCGAGGATGGGAAGGAGCACGTCGAGCGGACCGAACAGCGGGAGCAACCCGAAGAAGAGGAGCGCGATGACGACGAAGTCACCGACCTGCTGGCCGACCGAATCGAGAGAGGGCATTGCGGGAACCGTAGTGCGGGCCGAGTATGCGTCTTTCCCCTGCGTGGTGCGTCAGGACCCGACACGACGGCGACGAACTGGAGGGCTTTTCAACGCGGACGCCAGACAACAGCGTATGACTACACGGACGCTGCGACTGGCGACGCGGGGGTCGGCGCTCGCTCGCGCACAGGCTTCGAGCGTACAGGAGGCGCTCGGAAGCCGACGACTCGACGTCGAACTCGTCGAAGTCGAGACCGAGGGAGACCGGATTCAGGACGAACTCATCCACCGACTGGGCAAGACGGGTGCGTTCGTTCGCGCGCTCGACGAACGCGTTCTCGCCGGCGACGTCGACGCGGCGGTCCACTCGATGAAGGACATGCCGACCGAGAAGCCCAACGACCTCGTCGTCGCGGGCGTTCCCGAACGCGCACCCGCGGGCGACGTCCTCGTGACCCCTGACGGGAAAGACATCGACGAACTCCCCGAGGGAGCAGTCGTCGGCACCTCGTCGCTCCGCCGGCAGGCGCAACTGCAGAACTACCGCGAGGACCTCGAAGTCGCGGCACTCCGCGGCAACGTCGACACGCGCGTCGAGAAGTTGCTGGCGACGAGTCTCCAGCGAGAACACGAAGCGCGCATCGACGACGACGAAGAACGGAAAGGCAAGCACGGAAAGACCGACCACGAGAGCGAGTTCGACCAGCGACCCGACGAGTGGTTCGATAGCCTCAGCGAACTCGAACGCCAGGCGATGGGCCGAAAAGTCGAGACGGAGTACGACGCCATCGTCCTCGCAGAAGCGGGCCTCAAGCGTAGTGGCCTCGCCGACAAAGTCGAATACCAGCGTCTCGAGCGAACGTCGTTCGTCCCCGCGCCCGGGCAGGGAGCCATCGCCGTGACGGCCTCGGACCCGGAGATTATCGACCTCGTCCACGACAAACTCGACCACCCGCGGACTCGCGTCGAGACCACCGTCGAACGGACCATCCTCGCCGAACTCGGCGGCGGGTGTATCGCACCGGTCGGCGTCCACGCCCTCCTACAGGGCGAACACGTCCACGTGGACGTGCAGGTGCTCGCAACCGACGGGTCGGAAGCCATCAAGACGTCCCGCAACCTGCCGGTCGGCAACCACGCGAACGCCGCCCGCGACTTCGCGGCCGACCTGAGTGAACGCGGTGCCGGCCAACTGGTCGAAGACGCCCGGAAGGAAGCAGAGGAGGAGTAAGATGCCGGGAGCGGACGAGACGACAGAGTCCGGTTCCGCATCGACTGACGCCGATTCCGTCGGTGTCGTCCACCTCGTCGGTAGCGGTCCGGGCGACCCGGAGCTGCTCACGATGAAGGCCGCGCGCCTCATCGACGAAGCGGACGTCGTCCTCCACGACAAACTGCCCGGCCCGGAGATTCTCGGGATGATTCCGCCGGAGAAGCGCGAAGACGTGGGCAAGCGCGCCGGCGGCGAGTGGACGCCACAGGAGTACACGAACGCGCGGATGGTCGAACTCGCCCGCGAGGGCAACGAAGTCGTCCGACTGAAAGGCGGCGACCCGTTCGTCTTCGGGCGCGGCGGCGAGGAGATGGAACACCTCGCCGAGAACGGCATCCCGTTCGATATCGTGCCGGGCATCACCTCGGCCGTCGCCGGTCCGGGGTCGGCAGGCATCCCCGTCACCCACCGCGACCACGTCTCGTCCGTCTCGTTCGTCACCGGACACGAAGACCCGACGAAAGCGGAGTCGGCAATCGACTGGCACGCCCTCGCCGCGACGGGCGGGACGCTCGTCGTCCTCATGGGCGTCGGCAAACTGCCGCTGTACACCGCCGAACTCCGCGACGCTGGCATGGACGGTGACACGCCCGTTGCCCTCATCGAACGCGCGACGTGGCCCGAGATGCGCGTCGCAACCGGCACCCTCGACACCATCGTCGAGGCACGCGACGAGGCGGACATCGAACCGCCGGCAATCACCGTCATCGGTGACGTCGCGGCGACCCGTGACCGGGTCAAATCGTTCCTGCACGGCGGCGGTGTCGACGCGCTGGCCAACGCTGCATCGACCGACGACGTGAAGGAGAGCGGCGACGAGGAGGCACACGACGAATGAGCCAACAGGTTCGTGCCGCCGTCTTCCGCCCCGACGACGACCGTATCGACGCGGCGGTCGAACTGCTGGAGTCGCTCGGTGCGACGCCCGTCGCCGACCCGATGCTGGCCGTCGAACCGACCGACGCCACGCC is drawn from Haloferax litoreum and contains these coding sequences:
- the hemC gene encoding hydroxymethylbilane synthase codes for the protein MTTRTLRLATRGSALARAQASSVQEALGSRRLDVELVEVETEGDRIQDELIHRLGKTGAFVRALDERVLAGDVDAAVHSMKDMPTEKPNDLVVAGVPERAPAGDVLVTPDGKDIDELPEGAVVGTSSLRRQAQLQNYREDLEVAALRGNVDTRVEKLLATSLQREHEARIDDDEERKGKHGKTDHESEFDQRPDEWFDSLSELERQAMGRKVETEYDAIVLAEAGLKRSGLADKVEYQRLERTSFVPAPGQGAIAVTASDPEIIDLVHDKLDHPRTRVETTVERTILAELGGGCIAPVGVHALLQGEHVHVDVQVLATDGSEAIKTSRNLPVGNHANAARDFAADLSERGAGQLVEDARKEAEEE
- the cobA gene encoding uroporphyrinogen-III C-methyltransferase, yielding MPGADETTESGSASTDADSVGVVHLVGSGPGDPELLTMKAARLIDEADVVLHDKLPGPEILGMIPPEKREDVGKRAGGEWTPQEYTNARMVELAREGNEVVRLKGGDPFVFGRGGEEMEHLAENGIPFDIVPGITSAVAGPGSAGIPVTHRDHVSSVSFVTGHEDPTKAESAIDWHALAATGGTLVVLMGVGKLPLYTAELRDAGMDGDTPVALIERATWPEMRVATGTLDTIVEARDEADIEPPAITVIGDVAATRDRVKSFLHGGGVDALANAASTDDVKESGDEEAHDE